A window of the Lujinxingia vulgaris genome harbors these coding sequences:
- a CDS encoding ABC transporter permease, producing the protein MITFLLRRLFTSLFVIVGVVTLVFLILRAVPGDPVESILGEQSLEVDKEALRECLNLDKSIIEQYALFWGDVASGTLGELCDERGVTVMDRLVANIPATFELALAAMFFALIFSLPLGIAASLRPYSWVDNSSAVIALLGISIPNFWLGPMLLILFSLTLQVLPNPGSEVAGLTALLLPAITLGTGLSAKLMRMTRSGMLEVLNLDYVRTARAKGLPRHLVILKHALRNALLPVITIVGLQFGALLTGAIIVEKVFARPGVGMLLLDAIEARNYLIVQGCVLFISFTYVVVNLVTDVVYGLIDPRIRYD; encoded by the coding sequence ATGATCACCTTCCTTCTTCGAAGACTTTTTACCTCGCTCTTCGTCATTGTCGGCGTGGTGACGCTGGTCTTTTTGATCCTGCGCGCGGTGCCCGGCGATCCGGTCGAGTCGATCCTTGGCGAGCAGTCGCTGGAGGTCGACAAGGAAGCGCTGCGCGAGTGCCTCAACCTCGATAAGTCGATCATCGAGCAGTATGCGCTCTTCTGGGGCGATGTGGCCTCGGGCACCCTGGGTGAGCTCTGCGACGAGCGCGGGGTCACGGTGATGGACCGGCTGGTGGCCAACATCCCGGCGACCTTCGAGCTGGCGCTGGCGGCGATGTTCTTTGCGCTGATCTTTTCGTTGCCTTTAGGGATCGCGGCCTCATTGCGGCCCTACTCCTGGGTGGACAACTCGTCTGCGGTCATCGCGCTCCTGGGCATCTCCATCCCCAACTTCTGGCTGGGGCCGATGCTGCTGATCCTCTTCAGCCTCACGCTGCAAGTGCTCCCGAACCCGGGCAGCGAGGTGGCCGGTCTGACCGCGCTCCTCTTGCCCGCGATCACGCTCGGCACGGGCTTAAGCGCCAAACTGATGCGCATGACGCGCTCGGGCATGCTTGAAGTGCTGAACCTGGATTATGTGCGCACCGCCCGCGCCAAGGGCCTTCCGCGCCATCTGGTGATCCTCAAACACGCCCTGCGCAACGCGCTTCTGCCGGTCATTACCATTGTGGGCCTGCAGTTCGGCGCGCTGCTCACCGGTGCGATCATCGTCGAAAAAGTCTTCGCGCGCCCCGGCGTGGGCATGCTGCTGCTCGACGCGATTGAGGCGCGCAACTACCTGATCGTGCAGGGCTGCGTGCTCTTCATCTCCTTTACCTACGTGGTCGTGAACCTCGTGACCGATGTGGTCTACGGCCTCATCGACCCACGCATCCGCTACGACTGA
- a CDS encoding ABC transporter permease: MNLLRLPQLRLPRAGSGANHFGPLAYLGMAILAVVAFVAIFAPWLAPYELTHMDVTRQLQGPSAEHWLGTDENGADVLTLLIYGTRVAAVVGISVVGICSTVGVILGAISGYFGGWIDEALMRLTEILMSFPGILLAILLIFITQEPSIPAVIGALSVSGWSSYARLVRGQVLAVRDQDYVEAARASGLPTWRILQRHVVPNTFAPVIIQATFGVAGAILAEASLSFLGLGPQDMPSWGGLLDQGASYFLLTPHLAFVPGLAIMFTVLAVNFVGDGLRDVLDPRKLANH; encoded by the coding sequence ATGAACCTTTTGCGACTTCCACAACTGAGGCTTCCGCGTGCGGGGAGCGGCGCCAACCATTTCGGGCCCCTGGCCTACCTGGGGATGGCGATCCTGGCGGTGGTGGCCTTTGTCGCGATCTTTGCGCCCTGGCTTGCGCCCTACGAGCTCACGCATATGGACGTGACCCGCCAGCTTCAGGGGCCCTCTGCCGAGCACTGGCTGGGCACCGATGAGAACGGCGCCGACGTGCTCACCCTGCTCATCTACGGCACGCGTGTGGCGGCGGTGGTGGGCATCTCGGTGGTGGGCATCTGCTCGACGGTGGGTGTGATTCTGGGGGCCATCTCCGGCTATTTTGGCGGCTGGATCGACGAGGCGCTGATGCGCCTGACCGAGATTCTGATGTCCTTTCCGGGCATCCTGCTGGCGATCTTGCTGATCTTCATCACCCAGGAGCCCAGCATCCCGGCGGTCATCGGGGCCCTCTCGGTCTCGGGGTGGTCGAGTTATGCACGTCTGGTGCGCGGGCAGGTGCTGGCGGTGCGCGACCAGGATTATGTGGAGGCCGCCCGCGCCTCGGGTCTTCCCACCTGGCGCATCTTGCAGCGCCATGTGGTGCCCAACACCTTTGCGCCGGTCATCATCCAGGCCACCTTCGGGGTGGCGGGCGCCATCCTGGCTGAAGCCTCCCTGAGCTTTCTGGGGCTCGGCCCCCAGGATATGCCCAGCTGGGGCGGGTTGCTGGATCAGGGGGCGAGTTACTTTTTGCTGACTCCGCACCTGGCCTTTGTGCCGGGGCTGGCGATCATGTTTACGGTGCTCGCTGTGAACTTCGTCGGCGACGGGCTGCGCGACGTGCTCGACCCCCGCAAACTCGCGAACCATTGA
- the nagZ gene encoding beta-N-acetylhexosaminidase yields the protein MSDEAQLRADAGQMLIVGFDGPHTRAPEPVAQALEDGEVGGVILFRRNVESIEQLVSLTTDLHAQVEGDLPPWVAVDQEGGRVVRVREPLTPIPPMRALGQAADQRAVARVSEVLATEISVLGFNLNFAPVLDVDTNPDNPVIGDRAFSSDPERVARAAAGVMVGHHTAGVVPCGKHFPGHGDTLQDSHHTLPRLMHDEKRLRGVELFPFMRAVGAGIPMIMTAHIELPVIDAFAPATFSPRILQGILREEMGFEGVIITDCLEMKAVSERYTIEEMVDLGLDAGLDIFLICHTEAKWRAAFERIVEKAQEDPEIRQKVAASAERVRKLKRELLGHWPRPYQAPADLMEILGCEEHRQITAPFFEDGAVAGVDPTEPGA from the coding sequence ATGAGCGACGAAGCGCAGCTGCGCGCCGACGCCGGCCAGATGTTGATCGTGGGCTTCGACGGCCCGCACACCCGCGCCCCTGAGCCCGTGGCGCAGGCGCTCGAAGATGGCGAGGTGGGGGGCGTGATCCTCTTTCGCCGCAACGTCGAGAGCATCGAGCAGCTGGTGTCGCTGACCACCGACCTGCACGCACAGGTCGAGGGCGATCTTCCCCCCTGGGTGGCCGTCGACCAGGAGGGCGGGCGCGTGGTGCGGGTGCGCGAGCCGCTGACCCCCATCCCCCCGATGCGCGCGCTGGGCCAGGCCGCCGATCAGCGCGCCGTGGCGCGCGTCTCTGAGGTGCTGGCCACCGAGATCTCGGTGCTGGGCTTTAACCTCAACTTCGCGCCGGTGCTCGACGTGGACACCAACCCGGATAACCCGGTGATCGGCGACCGCGCCTTCTCCAGCGATCCGGAGCGCGTGGCGCGCGCAGCCGCCGGCGTGATGGTCGGCCACCACACCGCCGGCGTGGTGCCCTGCGGCAAACACTTCCCCGGCCACGGCGATACCCTCCAGGACAGCCACCACACGCTGCCCCGCCTGATGCACGACGAAAAACGCCTGCGCGGCGTGGAGCTCTTTCCCTTCATGCGCGCGGTGGGCGCGGGCATCCCCATGATCATGACCGCGCATATCGAGCTCCCGGTCATCGACGCGTTTGCGCCGGCGACCTTCAGCCCCCGCATCCTCCAGGGCATCCTGCGCGAGGAGATGGGCTTTGAGGGCGTGATCATCACCGACTGCCTGGAGATGAAGGCCGTCTCCGAGCGCTACACCATCGAAGAGATGGTGGACCTGGGGCTGGACGCCGGCCTCGATATTTTCCTGATCTGCCACACCGAGGCCAAATGGCGCGCGGCCTTTGAGCGCATCGTCGAAAAAGCCCAGGAAGATCCGGAGATTCGCCAAAAGGTCGCAGCGAGCGCCGAGCGCGTGCGTAAGCTCAAGCGCGAGCTTCTCGGCCACTGGCCGCGCCCCTATCAGGCGCCGGCCGATCTGATGGAGATTCTGGGCTGTGAGGAGCATCGCCAGATCACGGCGCCCTTCTTCGAGGATGGCGCGGTCGCGGGCGTCGACCCGACCGAGCCGGGGGCGTAA
- the thiE gene encoding thiamine phosphate synthase — protein MSGAGRGLSEVDWRVYAILDPDFVKGDALERARALMAGGVGVLQLRDKRGDARKTFELGRALVDAARDTKTLIIINDRLDVALAAGADGVHLGPNDVPVGAARRVVGDRLIIGASAGTPERAAALVAEGADYLGVGAIFEARAVKSDASSPQGPELLRAVRRQVGGALPVVGIGGIDVQNAGQVAEAGASGVAVIRALCQADDPYAATSQLRDAFDAGLEPGR, from the coding sequence GTGAGTGGAGCGGGGCGCGGGCTCAGTGAGGTGGACTGGCGGGTGTACGCCATCCTCGATCCGGACTTTGTGAAAGGAGACGCGCTGGAGCGCGCCCGCGCCCTGATGGCCGGGGGCGTGGGGGTGCTGCAGCTCCGCGACAAGCGGGGTGATGCGCGAAAGACCTTTGAGCTCGGGCGCGCGCTGGTGGATGCGGCGCGGGATACGAAGACGCTCATCATCATCAACGATCGTCTGGACGTGGCGCTGGCCGCCGGCGCCGACGGGGTGCACCTTGGCCCCAACGATGTGCCGGTGGGCGCGGCGCGCCGCGTTGTGGGCGATCGCCTGATCATCGGCGCTTCGGCCGGCACCCCGGAGCGTGCGGCGGCGCTGGTCGCCGAGGGTGCGGATTACCTGGGCGTGGGCGCCATCTTCGAGGCCCGCGCTGTCAAAAGCGATGCATCCTCGCCACAGGGCCCCGAGCTTTTGCGAGCGGTGCGCCGGCAGGTCGGTGGCGCGTTGCCGGTGGTTGGCATTGGCGGCATCGATGTGCAGAACGCCGGCCAGGTGGCAGAAGCCGGCGCGAGCGGTGTGGCGGTGATTCGCGCGCTGTGTCAGGCCGACGACCCGTATGCAGCCACCTCCCAGCTCCGAGACGCCTTTGACGCAGGGCTTGAGCCGGGGCGCTAG
- the lipA gene encoding lipoyl synthase has product MAEKIPMPLANRQPEAPQSERNSGPARPNLKFQPDEAGPRPRWIRKRLTLKKEFFETQELVKKAGLNTICESGQCPNITECWSRKSLTFMILGNICTRSCGFCDVMTGRPGLVDEDEPRRVAETLAGLNLNYVVITSVDRDDLPDGGALAWANTIRAIKESCPGLGLEVLTPDFKGDLENVDVVMDAGPDCFSHNIETVGALHREVRPQARYERSLAVLKHAREHGTALIKSGMMLGLGETNAQILETMEDLVAHGVEVLNLGQYLRPSARHLPVRRWVKPEDFEMFKEEGEKMGFKHIESGPLVRSSYRADLQAEEIAQKDQSAFGGCGSSFANSSDKGATR; this is encoded by the coding sequence ATGGCTGAAAAAATTCCGATGCCCCTGGCCAACCGCCAGCCCGAAGCGCCCCAATCCGAGCGTAACTCCGGCCCGGCCCGGCCTAATTTAAAATTTCAGCCCGATGAGGCCGGCCCGCGCCCCCGCTGGATTCGCAAGCGTCTGACCCTCAAGAAAGAGTTTTTTGAGACGCAGGAGCTGGTCAAAAAGGCCGGGCTCAACACCATCTGCGAGTCGGGGCAGTGCCCGAATATTACTGAGTGCTGGTCGCGCAAATCGCTGACCTTCATGATCCTGGGCAACATCTGCACGCGCAGCTGCGGCTTTTGCGACGTGATGACCGGCCGTCCGGGCCTCGTGGACGAAGATGAGCCCCGGCGCGTCGCGGAGACGCTCGCCGGGCTCAACCTCAACTATGTTGTGATCACCAGCGTCGACCGCGACGATCTTCCCGACGGCGGGGCGCTGGCCTGGGCCAACACCATCCGCGCCATCAAAGAATCCTGCCCCGGGCTCGGCCTCGAAGTTCTCACCCCGGACTTCAAGGGCGACCTTGAGAACGTCGATGTGGTGATGGACGCCGGCCCCGATTGTTTTTCGCATAACATCGAGACGGTCGGCGCGCTGCACCGCGAAGTTCGCCCTCAGGCGCGCTATGAACGCAGCCTGGCGGTGCTCAAGCACGCCCGCGAGCACGGCACCGCGCTTATCAAGAGCGGCATGATGCTGGGCCTGGGTGAGACCAACGCGCAGATCCTCGAGACGATGGAAGATCTCGTCGCCCACGGCGTGGAAGTCCTCAACCTGGGTCAGTACCTGCGCCCGAGCGCGCGTCACCTGCCGGTGCGCCGCTGGGTTAAGCCCGAAGACTTTGAGATGTTCAAAGAAGAGGGCGAGAAGATGGGGTTTAAGCATATTGAGTCGGGTCCGCTGGTGCGCTCGAGTTATCGCGCGGATTTGCAGGCCGAAGAGATCGCTCAGAAAGACCAGAGCGCCTTTGGCGGCTGCGGCTCCTCCTTTGCCAACAGCTCGGATAAGGGTGCGACCAGGTGA